A window of Hordeum vulgare subsp. vulgare chromosome 5H, MorexV3_pseudomolecules_assembly, whole genome shotgun sequence genomic DNA:
AATCGGTAAAAAATGTCTTCAACTTTCATCTATAGAACTTGGTAAGAGTGAGCAAGAAAACTGCAAATTTGAGTTGAAAAATTGTAAGTTTCAACAATTGAAATCTAAGACTAATGTGCTCTTGTGAGGGATCCAATTACTTCGTGAATGGCGAGGCAATTGAATGGCCGGGGTAAGGCTTGGCAGGTGCGTGCCACGACACCTGCGTGTCTCTTTGTTTTTTCGCTAAAACCGTGAGAACCATTATGAAACGGAAGGAGTACAACAAGTTTTGGCATATGAGTTGAAGAGAATAAGTAAAAATAGTTACCAAAGTAAAGGTCCAAGATGACAGGCGCTTCTTATGCACGAACTGGTGAGAGGAAGCTTTCATTCTGCCTATGCTATACTTGGAAAAAAGATCGTGTGCTGAAATTGATGATACCCTTGCATCATCTACAAGCATATGGCTTTATGACAAATCAGATCCTACTCATATCTTACCGATTGAATATATCATCTATCTCATATAGAGAAATGATTAAACTTGCAAAGAAATATCATCTAAAACCAGTTTTTAAAGTAGGTATAAGATTTTTAGCTGAAAATTCTCAAAGAGAGGCGATTAGTGAGAGCGTAAATGAAATTGAAGTATATAACCTAGTATATGAGTCGTTTGAGATATGAGAAATCTATTCCTATTAATTAAGAAAATAGATATTCTTAATCaatcatgctattttatataaaAATCCCATGATGTCTCTCATATTAAACCCACGGTACATATCATATGTTTTTTACAATACTCGTGTCTTCTAAACCATAACTtcaattttaacatgttatatatgaaatttgattagaaaaatatgtacaatctgaatatgatgttattttatctgttaaccaTTAAAAAACTACTATCTAGGTGCAATTTTAGTCAGTACTGATCTGGATTGTGGATGAACATTTCAGCAAAAGCATGATTGGAGACGAAATTAAAGATCACTTGCATGTTTCTTTATACGTCTTAAATCTACATGCGAGCCGTGTTTAAATAAGAGACCCGTGAAATCTTAAATTGTGTTTTATAGGTTAAGATCATCTTTGTTGAAATGTAGCAATAAATACTcagattatagacattttttgtaTACTGAAAGCGTGTGATATTATTTTTTCCAGTTGCAAACCCTTTTGCTGGtacaaactaaaacaaaataaatGCTGCGATGAGATAGGACTaaggtaagagagagagagagaggggggctccGGACAGGAGGAGAAGCATGCCATTGCCTACCTACCAACCTACCAAATCCGTCCCTGGGGCTCCGCAACCACTGACTCACGCCAACTCGGTCAAATGTCTCGGAGTGATCCGGGTCAATGGGAATGGGACCCTTTCCGCTCTACCTCTCTCCATCCACCTCGACCTCGCTCCGCTTTCTCTCTCTCCGCCCCTCCTTCTCCGCCACCATATAACCGCTCTCTCTCCTCCCTGAGATCAAACAACAGTCGTCACTTGGCTCTGTGTCTGTCTCCTCCGGCCACTTCTCCGATCTCTCTCTGTCCCTTGCGCCTAGGGCTGCGGGCTGTGCCTGCCGTCGTCGGACATGGGGAGATCGCCGTGCTGCGAGAAGGCGCACACCAACAAGGGCGCCTGGACCAAGGAGGAGGATCAGCGGCTCATCGCCCACATCAAGGCCCATGGAGAAGGGTGCTGGAGATCGCTCCCCAAAGCAGCAGGTACAGTATATAtctctattttatttttatttttgcggGTGAGTATATATCTCTATTTGGTATGCCTTGCCGACTCAACCTTGGCATGCATGCCGGCCATGGGAGGTGAATATTGATTTGTCTGCATGTACTTTTCGTGTAGGGTTGCTGCGTTGTGGAAAGAGCTGCCGGCTGCGGTGGATCAATTACCTGAGGCCGGACCTTAAGCGCGGCAATTTCACCGACGAGGAGGACGAGCTCATCATTAAGCTTCACGAGTTCCTCGGAAACAAGTAAGCCATCCAAGCCCGAGCTTGGTATCGTCATCAAAAAATCTGAACTGAAATATATGTGTCGGATTATTGGTCttgcatgtactccctccgtaccgaGGGAGTACTGTATATTAATATTATAAGGTGATGTGATGGCGCTGATATTGGTTCTTGGCTTCCTTGCTTTGCAGGTGGTCGTTGATCGCCGGGAGGCTGCCGGGGAGGACGGACAACGAGATCAAGAACTATTGGAACACGCACGTCAAGCGTAAGCTCCTCGCCCGCGGCGTCGACCCGCAGACCCACCGCCCGCTCAATGCTGGAGCCGCCGCCGTGCAGGGGATGAACACGCCTTCGTCCCCCGCCGTGGCGAGCGGCGCCAGCCACCACCAGCTCGCGGGTGGCTCCAGCTGCTCGCCAGATGGCAGTGGCCACAGCAGCGACGCCGACGAGAGCGGCGTATCCTTGCCGCCGTCACTGGCGGGGCACCTCGGCGGTGCCATAATCGACCTGAACCTGTCCATAAGCCCGCCCTGCCAGCCGCCTTCGCCGCCGCTAGGACGAGAAGAGGCTGGTATGCTCAGGACGGGATACTCGGAGAGGCAGAGGCTATGCTTGTGCTTGAACCGGCTGGGGTTGCACGGCAGCGAGGGGTGCAGCTGTGTGggttcctcgtcttcttcttccttgcacccGGCGAGCTCCGGAGTGTTAAGAACTTAAGATTGGTTAATGCCTCGCTTCAGAGATCCTAAAGTACAATAGCTTAGACACCGAGATATTAGCTTCAGGAGAAGCCAGAGCTCAGATTAATTAGAGAAAGTATGACGGGAGTACTAGTTATACTGAAATTTATGTTTTTCCGGAGCATTTTTGTGTAAGTTGATCGTAGGAAGTTCTATGTTTACCTTCACTCTCTTATGCCTGGTTTTGATTGCAAGTTTTTCAGCACATGGATTTCTGACAATttccacacattgagtagttagacATAAAATTAAGTACTTTCATGGATGCATATTAATTGCGGCTTGTATTAAAGCAGCGATAATTGAGATGGATCAAAGGGAGTAGTAAAAAAATAACGGAAAAAGTAAATAGATTTGCCTAATTTTTCCTGCGAAATTCTTTTCCTCTAATCCTCAACGTACCGATGGGATCTCTTGACTGTCATGTTCCAAACaggctttatttatttatttatttgcaaATGACCGGCCTCTTTGACTGTAACGCAGTCGGCCTTAAAACAAAATTGTCGTGCTGCTGGTTTTTTCACTGGAACCAAAGCTACTTTGTTCTTTCCTCTTTTTTGGTGCTTGGCACAACTAGCTATGGTGGTGAACTGACCACAAGAGACACGTGGTTAGCAAATTCAAAAATCACACAGCTATGCTGGTGAAGTCATATCTGCATTGATGGTTGAGCTCAACGCCTTCTTTCCTCATTCTTTTGCTTCGTGACACCTTTTTGTCCATTACCACTTCATTTCATTTACGGACGCTTCTCCAGCCTTGTGTCACGTATGTCTCGTCTCTACTTCTGATTTTCTAAAACGAAAGTTCTAAGCCCGATATTCAGATGTACTTTCGTCTTGCCTTTTACTATTGGCAATTGCTATTTTTCAGACGTACTGAATTTCTGTAACAGGTAGGCACGAATTGGATGTCGTCGAATCCGAATCTTGTGGCCGCGATGTTGTTGGTTGTTGTGCGTGTCTTTCGGTTTGCATGGGATCTAGCACGTTTCTAACACTGAGTATTCAGTTCAGATCGCAACACAACAATAAAGGCTAAACCACTAGCTTAGGCTACTTCTTGAATTCACACACACAATGCAGCAACAGGTTTTGAGCAATGGCCATGGCGGCAGGATCTCCGCGCCATAAGTGGCAGCAAGAACCATGGTTCCAAGAGCAGCAGCAACACCCATCAAGGAAGCCTCTTCTTCTTCAGCTCCGGCACCCGCCCCCCTCCTCGAGCCAGGAGGCCTGTGACTGTGAGGGTGAGCAGCAAGGAGGAGAGGGTGATGAGGATTTCGAGGAGGAGACATGCAAGCTACGTGGGGAGGTGGAGGTCTTGAAGGAGGTGGAGAGGTTGCAGCTGCTTAACACCGAGCTGGAATGCGACAAGAACGTCCTGACGCACCAGCTCACCCTTGCGCGCTGCACCATGACCCGACTTGAGGAGCAGAATGACATCCATGTAAGTTGGGCTCCATGTCAGCACATACCTCTTTGATCGCTCTGCAGTTGCTTCTTCTTCCATTTCCTGAAAACCAAACTGAATTTATTTTGTATGTACATCTCTCCCTTTACCTTCAACCTTCTTTGATCTACATGAAATGTTCATCCTCATTCACAAATACACACTAGAGCGAATGGCTAATAGACAACAAATGATTTTTAGTGCCATGAGCAAACCACAACCCCCGAAGGCCCCCTCACCCATCGCAGACCTGATAACTTATGCACCCCTGTCCTGGTAACTTTGGCAAcgagggtggggggggggggggggtggcggaggtGGGGAGTTGATGAAATATGCCCTCGATAACTTTTGTGTCAATAGCATGGTAACTCACACATTATAGACCTGATAATTTATGCACCACGGTCCTGGTAACCTTGGCGGCAGAGAGTGCGGGGGTAGTTGATGAAATATCCTCTCAGAAACTTTTGTTGTGAAAAgcatggtaactcacacatcGTAGACCGGATAACTAATATGCCCTGGTCATGATAACTTTGGCGACGGGGGTGGGAAGGGGACTTAATGAAATATCTCCTCGGTAAGTTTTGTATGAATAACATGGTAACTCATAATTCGCAGACCTGATAACTTATGTATTCTGGTCCTGGTAACATTGGCAATGGGGTGGGGGCTTGGAGTTGATAAATATCTCCTCATTAACTTTTGTGTGAATAGCATGGCAAGTCACAAATCGATACCTGATAACTTATGTACCCCGGTCCAGGTAACTTGAGCGACGACGGTGGGGGTGGGGAGTTGTTGAAGCATATCATGTTAAATTCTCTGCAAATAACATGGTATTTTACATCTGGAAGACATGATAACTTATGTACACCCCATGGTAACTTTGACTCGGTTTGCATTGTAGAAGATTTTAAAGTTTTGAAATAGGAAAACATCTAAATAGTGAAAATCTACAATGACATCATCTTTCCTGTGCTATAACACATTTACATGTGGAGAGAATGTTCGAGGAGCTATTTTTATGCCCCGGTAATTTATATGTAAACTAAAGGGTAACTCACATTTCACACACATGATAACTTATTTTCCTAGGTCTGTTAACTTTTGACCTGAGAAAAAAAGTCGTCAAAACTTTATGTAAAAATGGTTTTCAATCGGACAAACGGTTTGAGCTACAAAACGTGTTGAAATTCTATTTTTAATGAAATATTTGCTGACATCATATTTTTGTCTTATATGCATGGATGTATTGTTAACTGAATTCAATACGTGAGATGAGCACAGTCCACGCATGTCAGGTAATCGTTCGGATCTATCCCTAACTTTCTACTATTCGGAAGTTAGCACAATCCtttattatttcctttcactagtTAATTTTTACCTTACCTTCCATCACTTCTCTCATTAGATTTTTCTTCGTCTCATTAAAAAATCAAATTATATTAAAGGGGAGATGTTATTTCGTGCTTGCTTTCGCATGTGTTGATTCATTTTTGTCGTGTAATTAATAATTCAAAAATCGCACCTTATATGTGAGATCACCTTCCCAAATGACAAATATAGTATTTTTCTCGATAACCTTTCAAGATAAAAAAATCAATAATAAATCGCTTATTATGTGCACTACGTTATTATCATTCGCTCGATTATTAATTGACCAGCACAACTTTcttaaggctggttgtaatggggagtatcatatagtagtatcatgcatatgatattagtgtatgatactacattcgtaatgcatagtatcatgtgcTAGTATCATAGAACagtttatttattgtcatgcatgacacatagtagtacaacatttaatatgatacggtatcataaggCTGGTCGTAACgggagtatcataagtagtatcatgcatgccaactaggcgtatttgatgaggtgacatagaattaaatgaagaaagagaggattgAGTATCACATTATgatactgttggggatattacctgtggtgtaacccgccctaactgggccgggtcactaaaggggcgactcatacaTGGTTAATGCAAGCCTTAGCCCAGGGACCCATGAaccagatggcggttcaggattgatgcggaagataagccgccaaggaaGTTTCCAGTCATGGAAAGCAcgtcgacttagagatatggaagaccacgATATGTAGCAtagctaggactcttgtaaaccctagggcctcgacctgtatataaaggcgagtctctgggacagatagggcaagttagaaatcatcgagagctaggtcaggcgagttacgccctccttgtaatggaatccaccatcaatatacacaaagcaggacgtaggcttttacctctacaCGAGGGGCCGAGCCTGGGTAAATATGAGTCTCGCTTcctctcaccccctttgagtcgccaccaaggtgcgatggctccttcactaagtcctttcacgaggacctctgtcgtgacaaaaccacgacagttggcgcccaccatggggctagcgcacggtggagttgagttgtcaaagggagcccttccagggtcaggaagctatgcggtcggcatcatgacgaaaagccgccgtggaaaatactacatcgacaactcgcagtgggggcctgaagccgattcaatcgaatctggttacagggtccccttcggcgagatcaacgtcttcatcggcatgtttGGGGCGCCCGTACctaagccggacacctccaccgacatcgtagaGCCGGCCCGGTACGCCCACCCCATCACACCTCAGGACAGGAGATGCCACGTTTTCGTCGGCTTTATGCACGGAGCCAGCGTACAGGACGAACCGACGATCTAGGAGATCAACCCCGTCAActttgacgacgagtcatccatgggcgacacagattcaatccaccctctctATGAGGGACAACTTGGAGGGTTGCCACGGGCGGGAAACTCCGAGGACTTTGCGGGACCCCGTCGACaaatcgccatttacatggcgggGGCGGCACCACCTCAGCC
This region includes:
- the LOC123396086 gene encoding myb-related protein 308-like, producing MGRSPCCEKAHTNKGAWTKEEDQRLIAHIKAHGEGCWRSLPKAAGLLRCGKSCRLRWINYLRPDLKRGNFTDEEDELIIKLHEFLGNKWSLIAGRLPGRTDNEIKNYWNTHVKRKLLARGVDPQTHRPLNAGAAAVQGMNTPSSPAVASGASHHQLAGGSSCSPDGSGHSSDADESGVSLPPSLAGHLGGAIIDLNLSISPPCQPPSPPLGREEAGMLRTGYSERQRLCLCLNRLGLHGSEGCSCVGSSSSSSLHPASSGVLRT